The Spea bombifrons isolate aSpeBom1 chromosome 7, aSpeBom1.2.pri, whole genome shotgun sequence genomic interval CGACATGAAAAATGGGTCTGTACCAGGCTCTCTCACCAGCAGCTGCTGCGGTAGGTGGGCATGCCCCCCCGACCGCCATTCGTGCCACCCCCTCGGGGGGCAATCTGTGTGCATCGACACAACCCTCTGTCCTTGCAGCTTTGCGACTCCCTGTGAGCAACCGCGATCCCCTTTGCTTCTGCTACACTGCTTAAACCGTGCTGAAGCTGCCTGAGAGTGACAGGAGTTGCGCAGGAGTAAAAGGAACAGGTCAAATCTGATCGATATTTCACGTCTTTGCATGAAATATATTGTCTGCGCAACGACAAAACAAACTAACGTAAGCCAGGGAGAACCAAAACCTACggacataaaaaaaagtcacagtgtttttttcctttcaaaaaGTCTACATTTTGGTGAAACTCGATCTCTGGCACCAGTGGCGGTTTTATGTCACCAAGTCACACAAAGTGTGTTAAGTCATTGAGGTCCCAGCATGATGGTTACGGACCTTGAAATCCCCATCCATTAAAAAGAACCTGGGAGGCAAAAGATTGGGACATCCCTACCGGAAATTCCACCAAAGCCACCCCGAGAAGGGGCAAAAAGCACCCCAAAAAAATTACAGTTTGAGTAAaaaattttacatttgtgtCTCTCTTGTTATTAACATGAATTTATGCCACGTCAACATCTACATCAATAATAATCTAGACAACCACTGCCCCCCAAccaaaataatagtaaatggCTTGGGGTTACCATTGGAAACGGCACCTGTATTAATACACCAATCTTCATGATAGCCccagggttatgtataaaaaagtgaaaagtggtcttatcgctATGCCAACCACTGGAATGCCCAGAACATTTCCTTGGTAGCTATGGCGATAATacgcccccccccatattttcTACATAGGCCCCATGTGCAGCTCTGAGCCTCCTGCTCTCTGTTCGGCTCTCTTAACGTGTTCTGTGGCCACGTTATACTCCCCGTGAGGTTCTGTGCCCACAGTATACTTCTTATTGGTCTGTGGCCACGGTGTAGCGCCTGTGCTGTATAGCTCCGTGTTTCCTGCGCTGGCCCAACTGATTACACGCAGCCCCTAGGCCCAACTGCATTCTCTGTACTGTGCTAACAGAGGGCCATTGTGTCCCCCAGCTTCAGTGCATATTCCGACCTTTAACCTTTACCACTACCCGGCATCTCTAGTCATTCTGTCTCCTTCCTATCTCATCTTTTCTCCCTTCAtcctttttctttcctctttttacCCTGCACATCATTCTGTGTTGCTCCCACTTCCCTCTTCCTGTCCCGTGCCTCCAACGACCACCCTTTGCCCCTCTCTCTTCGAATACCCTCCTCTCtatctcccttttctccatACCGCTttgctctccctctctctctcttcatccCCCGTTCCCTGTCTGTCTCTCGCCCCCCTCCCCTTtcagttcccctgtctctctcttctttctgccCCCCTGGCTGGTTAGAGGCTGCCCTCGGTGCAGCGCTGTGCAGTGATACAGTAATTCCCATGCACAGGTGCAGGGTCCCTGATGCTGTGTTACCCTCAGGCACGTCCCTCCATGCCTTGCCTGACAGACCGGTGGAAGTAATGTCTTGTGGCAGGTAGAGGAATCCAGCCGACCAAGAAGATATGTTAGGAAGTGTCTCGGAGAGCGCAGCTCAAACACCTGTCTCTACATTCCTTTCTTTCATATAATTGTTCCAACATTCCCCCAAATCACAACTTCTTCACACGACCGGGACCCCAACACCCTAAACCGGAGCGCTCCctgtctcttttttctctcgctctctcttatTTCTTAGTTTTTATTCCATTAATTTATCTATAAAattaagtagttttttttttaaaaaaatttaccaGTTACTTCTTCCCACTTTAtgttattttactcttttatgtattttttgacctgatctttcatttatatttttcttttatatttattccttTACGTACTTTCCTTTTTAGTCTCGGTGATTCATTCTTGTCTGtttctttttagatttttcatgcattgtcatttttttattttctgtctttTAGTTatccttttctctctttttaacacatacctctttttatgtatgtttgattcatttcttaatttattactgcaatattttttttcaattgattcatttgttttacttttacatgttttcccccttttgcttatttttttgtaggtctttttttccttgttatttccCCCTGATACGTTGcattatttttccttctttttatttctctagaattcttgtttttcattatttctctgtataatacattttcttttctatctctttttgtttttgcttcttAGTCTGGGTCAATAGCTTTTCTCATCtttctgcttaaaaaaatatttttgcccGTGTAGGTTTTTGGTTTTTCAGACCCTACGCGATTTAGTTATTTCTCTTTATGTTGTTTTCTCTGTAGACATATTTTCTCtggtattttcttttctttctcgtaattctttttttttctttttttatcacatcATTTAGTATTCTTCCATAGAACCCCTCTTTCCTCTTGTATTCCCCTTGTTAGTTTGTTTCTTCTGctgttgtattttctttttttagacatgttttttatattgttttccatGTTCTTTTTTCATCTTGTATTTGCACCACGTAATTAGTCTTAATGGTATTTTCTTGGTAAACACtccagttatttatttatttttttgctttttttcctttaatttacttttagtttctttgttgtatatgtgtattttattcaGTCACACATATTCTAAAGCCTTCCTTGTTATTTCTAttgttgcatatatatatatatatctatatatatatatatatatatatatgtatatatatataaatctgttcTCTGACATGTGCCTTAATGTTTCTTGGTAGTTAAAACTCATTATGAAAGAGACTAATTGGCATCAATGTCTCCAATTTTAGGTTTGACTTGAGTGCATGAATGAGACAACGCTGCGTTCAGCTTGGTAAAGGAGCTCGCTGATATCTCATAAGGCAACCAGTAATAGTCCATGTCAATAATGTCTAAAGATGAAGAGGGAGGTTGTAAGCTTAGCTCTGCCTGTAAACATAAAGAACGGAAGCCTAAGAAGCCTCATTATATACCTCGGCCATGGGGGAAGCCTTATAACTACAAGTGTTTCCAGTGTCCATTTACTTGCATGGAGAAGTCCCATCTCTACAACCACATGAAGTACAGCCTATGCAAAAACTCGCTTTCCCTCTTAATAGAGTCGGACTGGCCTTACAAGAAAAACAATTTCCTCATCCCCGAAACCCACCTCCTACAGGAACCACAACCAGAGAGCAGTCTTGGACGGCAAGACGTTTGCGATTCCACTGGGTCAAACACCACCAAGGCTAGGCAAGCTGGAGAAAAGGACCCTGCTGAGGTGCAGAGTTTTTTGGATGAAGAGGatgagaaagaggaagaagaggaggaagaaacaGGAGAAGTCCTAAAGGACAAAGGAAAAGGATTAACATCTCTGCAGGCCAGCCCAAGCAAAAGCGAAGCCAACATTTCCATGGCGGGCATGAAGGGCAAGAAAGAAAGGTCAAGTAAAGAAGGGGAGCCTGACTTCATTATAACAGATGTTTTCTCCTTGGAAGGGCAGtttgagaaggagagagaggagccAAAATTTACCAAGGTTTCCAGAAAAACTGCGAGCAACGTTGGAGGGACTCGTGCTGAGCAATGGAAACTGCTGACCGGCACGCTAAAGAAAGGGACAACAGAGGTACCACCAGGAACTAATACAATCCCATGTTACCCACCACCAACATACACCGATTACCAAGAACAACAGGGCCTCTCACTATTGGGGATCAACTACCCACTAAATACCAACCTCTTCTCTTACTTGAACCCCGCTATGACTGGTGGAACAGCACAGTTCCCATTCTTGGCCTCCACAGCCCAGCTCATGCACCCTACCCATTCCACCCATTTCCAATCACTACAGAACACAGAGAGGCCGTCGTTCATCCCCAGATTCTACTATCCTTTGCTCTTTGAACATGCATTTAATAGTGCCGAGAGTAAGGTGATTTCAGGAAAGCCAGTGAGCCAAGCCCAGCCGGGGCCAACGTCTTACGTTTCAGTTCCAAGGACCAAAATGCCTATGGAACCAACGAAAGCCTGTCTTCACAAGGCTCCAGAAGACAAAAATA includes:
- the PRR35 gene encoding proline-rich protein 35; translated protein: MSIMSKDEEGGCKLSSACKHKERKPKKPHYIPRPWGKPYNYKCFQCPFTCMEKSHLYNHMKYSLCKNSLSLLIESDWPYKKNNFLIPETHLLQEPQPESSLGRQDVCDSTGSNTTKARQAGEKDPAEVQSFLDEEDEKEEEEEEETGEVLKDKGKGLTSLQASPSKSEANISMAGMKGKKERSSKEGEPDFIITDVFSLEGQFEKEREEPKFTKVSRKTASNVGGTRAEQWKLLTGTLKKGTTEVPPGTNTIPCYPPPTYTDYQEQQGLSLLGINYPLNTNLFSYLNPAMTGGTAQFPFLASTAQLMHPTHSTHFQSLQNTERPSFIPRFYYPLLFEHAFNSAESKVISGKPVSQAQPGPTSYVSVPRTKMPMEPTKACLHKAPEDKNTVSWVSSDKLSKQTSSHNKLIQDNDGKWPSQAARDAIQQQKQILGVYGAPTLNMNEGLIPQKGTTDEAVWTNTSPVRCMKRKPWLEKDVPNVATDKTPLIVGGERPTPNRSCSPSIPSPDPWHDKKPNLERSTQKRKRESEATNNVDPMSENTSALIGDLSRTLEEYGKVERRLANLASEDNSRQKALSEQLGKIRLELLNIHRALEKVSCSHEGPLDLSIKRSEDTGKEEVDKSPPEDDLATHPPSDCPPRQLVKVELLPPDLATCYARPTKCEADSSVLLCPDGRIGGAGVVQPQVSILEEGGGSRLGFGRGQQQLEGV